A stretch of the Vigna radiata var. radiata cultivar VC1973A chromosome 7, Vradiata_ver6, whole genome shotgun sequence genome encodes the following:
- the LOC106765403 gene encoding CTP synthase isoform X1 — translation MKYVLVTGGVVSGLGKGVTASSIGLLLKACGLRVTAIKIDPYLNTDAGTMSPFEHGEVFVLDDGGEVDLDLGNYERFMDVKLTRDNNITTGKIYQSVINRERRGDYLGKTVQVVPHITDAIQDWIERVAHIPVDGKTGPADVCVIELGGTIGDIESMPFIQALGQFSYRVGAGNFCLVHVSLVPVLNVVGEQKTKPTQHSVRALRGQGLTPHILACRSTMVLDENARGKLSQFCLIPAENIITLYDVPNIWHIPLLLRDQKAHEAMFKVLNLQGVAKEPNLEEWTCRAESSDLLHEPVRIALVGKYTCLSDSYLSVLKALLHASVDCKKKLVVDWIPATNLESTTAKENPDAYKAAWKLLKGADGVLVPGGFGDRGVQGKIIAARYARENRIPFLGICLGMQIAVIEFARSVLGVQDANSTEFDPHTKSPYIIFMPEGSKTQMGGTMRLGSRRTYFQTKECKSSKLYGCKSFIDERHRHRYEVNPELVSRLENAGLSFTGKDETGQRMEIVELPNHPYFIGAQFHPEFKSRPGKPSPLFLGFIGAACGQLDAVLQRSSIVDNSLSKGVGSDISAVNKTYKNITATKTGYRTEFIYGSRNGLHF, via the exons ATGAAGTACGTGCTGGTGACTGGTGGAGTTGTTAGTGGTCTTGGCAAAGGTGTTACGGCCAGTAGTATTGGCTTGCTTCTCAAAGCTTGTGGACTTAGAGTCACTGCCATTAAAATTG ATCCTTACTTAAACACAGATGCAGGAACAATGTCCCCCTTTGAGCATGGAGAAGTGTTTGTGTTGGATGATGGTGGTGAG GTGGACCTGGATCTTGGAAACTATGAGCGTTTTATGGACGTCAAGTTGACCCGTGATAATAACATAACTACTGGGAAGATTTACCAG TCTGTCATTaatagagagagaagaggagaCTATTTGGGAAAAACTGTTCAG GTTGTTCCTCATATCACTGATGCTATTCAAGATTGGATTGAAAGGGTGGCCCACATACCGGTAGATGGAAAAACCGGTCCAGCTGATGTATGTGTCATAGAATTGGGTGGAACCATAG GAGATATAGAGTCCATGCCATTTATTCAGGCACTAGGACAATTCTCATACAGAGTAG GTGCTGGAAACTTTTGCTTAGTTCATGTCAGCCTTGTTCCTGTTTTAAATGTTGTTGGTGAACAG aaaACAAAACCAACCCAGCATAGTGTTCGTGCACTGCGAGGCCAAGGGCTGACTCCACATATTTTAGCATGCCGCAGTACAATG GTACTGGATGAAAATGCAAGGGGAAAACTCTCTCAATTTTGCCTAATTCCG GCGGAAAACATTATTACCCTTTATGATGTTCCCAACATCTGGCACATTCCTTTGCTTTTAAGG GACCAAAAGGCTCATGAAGCAATGTTTAAAGTGCTGAATCTTCAGGG TGTAGCTAAAGAGCCTAATTTAGAGGAATGGACTTGCAGAGCTGAATCTAGTGATTTGCTTCATGAACCA GTTCGTATAGCCTTAGTGGGGAAATATACATGCCTTTCAGATTCCTACCTCTCCGTTCTAAAG GCCTTACTGCACGCTTCTGTTGATTGTAAAAAGAAGCTTGTTGTAGACTGGATTCCAGCTACCAACCTTGAAAGTACAACTGCAAAAGAG AATCCCGATGCATATAAGGCAGCATGGAAGTTATTGAAG GGTGCAGATGGTGTGCTGGTTCCAGGAGGGTTTGGGGATAGAGGAGTGCAAGGAAAGATTATTGCAGCTAGATATGCCCGCGAAAACAGGATTCCATTCCTTGGCATTTGTCTTGGAATGCAAATTGCTGTCATAGAGTTTGCAAGATCTGTTCTTGGTGTGCAAGATGCTAACAGTACTGAATTTGATCCCCATACCAAAAGCCCATACATCATATTTATGCCTGAG GGATCAAAAACACAAATGGGAGGTACCATGCGCCTTGGATCAAGGAGGACATATTTCCAGACCAAGGAATGCAAATCTTCAAAATT ATATGGCTGCAAAAGCTTCATTGATGAGAGACATCGGCATAGATATGAG GTGAACCCAGAATTGGTATCTCGCCTAGAAAATGCAGGTCTTTCTTTTACTGGGAAGGATGAAACAGGTCAACGCATGGAG ATTGTTGAGCTACCTAACCACCCATATTTCATCGGAGCTCAATTTCATCCTGAATTCAAATCAAGACCAGGAAAACCTTCTCCTTTGTTCCTAG GTTTCATTGGAGCAGCATGTGGACAACTTGATGCTGTCTTACAGAGGTCTTCAATTGTTGATAATAGTCTCTCAAAAGGAGTAGGCAGTGACATCTCTGCagtgaacaaaacatacaaaaatataactGCAACAAAGACAGGTTATAGGACCGAGTTTATATATGGGAGTCGCAACGGGTTGCATTTCTAA
- the LOC106765403 gene encoding CTP synthase 1 isoform X2 — MSPFEHGEVFVLDDGGEVDLDLGNYERFMDVKLTRDNNITTGKIYQSVINRERRGDYLGKTVQVVPHITDAIQDWIERVAHIPVDGKTGPADVCVIELGGTIGDIESMPFIQALGQFSYRVGAGNFCLVHVSLVPVLNVVGEQKTKPTQHSVRALRGQGLTPHILACRSTMVLDENARGKLSQFCLIPAENIITLYDVPNIWHIPLLLRDQKAHEAMFKVLNLQGVAKEPNLEEWTCRAESSDLLHEPVRIALVGKYTCLSDSYLSVLKALLHASVDCKKKLVVDWIPATNLESTTAKENPDAYKAAWKLLKGADGVLVPGGFGDRGVQGKIIAARYARENRIPFLGICLGMQIAVIEFARSVLGVQDANSTEFDPHTKSPYIIFMPEGSKTQMGGTMRLGSRRTYFQTKECKSSKLYGCKSFIDERHRHRYEVNPELVSRLENAGLSFTGKDETGQRMEIVELPNHPYFIGAQFHPEFKSRPGKPSPLFLGFIGAACGQLDAVLQRSSIVDNSLSKGVGSDISAVNKTYKNITATKTGYRTEFIYGSRNGLHF, encoded by the exons ATGTCCCCCTTTGAGCATGGAGAAGTGTTTGTGTTGGATGATGGTGGTGAG GTGGACCTGGATCTTGGAAACTATGAGCGTTTTATGGACGTCAAGTTGACCCGTGATAATAACATAACTACTGGGAAGATTTACCAG TCTGTCATTaatagagagagaagaggagaCTATTTGGGAAAAACTGTTCAG GTTGTTCCTCATATCACTGATGCTATTCAAGATTGGATTGAAAGGGTGGCCCACATACCGGTAGATGGAAAAACCGGTCCAGCTGATGTATGTGTCATAGAATTGGGTGGAACCATAG GAGATATAGAGTCCATGCCATTTATTCAGGCACTAGGACAATTCTCATACAGAGTAG GTGCTGGAAACTTTTGCTTAGTTCATGTCAGCCTTGTTCCTGTTTTAAATGTTGTTGGTGAACAG aaaACAAAACCAACCCAGCATAGTGTTCGTGCACTGCGAGGCCAAGGGCTGACTCCACATATTTTAGCATGCCGCAGTACAATG GTACTGGATGAAAATGCAAGGGGAAAACTCTCTCAATTTTGCCTAATTCCG GCGGAAAACATTATTACCCTTTATGATGTTCCCAACATCTGGCACATTCCTTTGCTTTTAAGG GACCAAAAGGCTCATGAAGCAATGTTTAAAGTGCTGAATCTTCAGGG TGTAGCTAAAGAGCCTAATTTAGAGGAATGGACTTGCAGAGCTGAATCTAGTGATTTGCTTCATGAACCA GTTCGTATAGCCTTAGTGGGGAAATATACATGCCTTTCAGATTCCTACCTCTCCGTTCTAAAG GCCTTACTGCACGCTTCTGTTGATTGTAAAAAGAAGCTTGTTGTAGACTGGATTCCAGCTACCAACCTTGAAAGTACAACTGCAAAAGAG AATCCCGATGCATATAAGGCAGCATGGAAGTTATTGAAG GGTGCAGATGGTGTGCTGGTTCCAGGAGGGTTTGGGGATAGAGGAGTGCAAGGAAAGATTATTGCAGCTAGATATGCCCGCGAAAACAGGATTCCATTCCTTGGCATTTGTCTTGGAATGCAAATTGCTGTCATAGAGTTTGCAAGATCTGTTCTTGGTGTGCAAGATGCTAACAGTACTGAATTTGATCCCCATACCAAAAGCCCATACATCATATTTATGCCTGAG GGATCAAAAACACAAATGGGAGGTACCATGCGCCTTGGATCAAGGAGGACATATTTCCAGACCAAGGAATGCAAATCTTCAAAATT ATATGGCTGCAAAAGCTTCATTGATGAGAGACATCGGCATAGATATGAG GTGAACCCAGAATTGGTATCTCGCCTAGAAAATGCAGGTCTTTCTTTTACTGGGAAGGATGAAACAGGTCAACGCATGGAG ATTGTTGAGCTACCTAACCACCCATATTTCATCGGAGCTCAATTTCATCCTGAATTCAAATCAAGACCAGGAAAACCTTCTCCTTTGTTCCTAG GTTTCATTGGAGCAGCATGTGGACAACTTGATGCTGTCTTACAGAGGTCTTCAATTGTTGATAATAGTCTCTCAAAAGGAGTAGGCAGTGACATCTCTGCagtgaacaaaacatacaaaaatataactGCAACAAAGACAGGTTATAGGACCGAGTTTATATATGGGAGTCGCAACGGGTTGCATTTCTAA
- the LOC106768275 gene encoding phototropin-2, with protein MEKLKVSTKHDSDGSSDQVDSFPIFELRESQNVGQQRFRREEDDTKAVRFDGASAIASSNSPTGKESANKWMAFARDPDSAVDSNSAVNDKSTTEDNYLMNHLSDKSSFYQQDLTEATIAERTAEWGLVVNPGNFKTSSSFDGDRTRNLSDRFAESTRTSGDSNFGSESSSGVLRVSQELKDALATLQQTFVVSDATKPDCPIVYASSGFFTMTGYSSKEIIGRNCRFLQGPDTDKNEVAKIRDAVRNGRSYCGRLLNYKKNGTPFWNLLTVTPIKDNEGNTIKFIGMQVEVSKYTEGVNEKALRPNGLPKSLIRYDARQKEKALGSITEVVQTVKDPKSIIKNRSDDNASMQEVEQKMNLDFILPKSAVAGNTSTLGRQASSLNIQRVSSNQEKVRTSRSGRISFKGFKGKSQSYSGRDGEKYAVEPEVLMTKEIEWSNNLENSIRERDMRQGIDLATTLERIEKNFVISDPRLPDNPIIFASDSFLELTEYTREEILGRNCRFLQGPETDQATVSKIRDAIREQRDITVQLINYTKSGKKFWNLFHLQPMRDQKGELQYFIGVQLDGSDHVEPLQNRLSERTELQSARLVKATAENVDEAVRELPDANLRPEDLWAIHSQPVYPRPHRKDNPSWIAIRKVTARGEKIGLQHFVPIRPLGCGDTGSVHLVELKGTGELYAMKAMEKSVMLNRNKVHRSCIEREIISLLDHPFLPTLYTSFQTSTHVCLISDFCHGGELFALLDKQPMKIFKEESARFYAAEVVIGLEYLHFLGIIYRDLKPENVLLQKDGHVVLTDFDLSSMTSCKPQVVKQALPRKRRKSRSEPPPILVAEPFTQSNSFVGTEEYIAPEIITGAGHTSAIDWWTLGILLYEMLYGRTPFRGKNRQRTFSNILHKDLTFPSSIPASLAARQLINALLQRDPTSRLGSTTGANEIKQHPFFRGINWPLIRNMTPPPLDVPLKLIGKDPVAKDINWEDDGVLVSSTDMDIF; from the exons ATGGAGAAACTCAAAGTGTCGACAAAGCATGATTCTGATGGCAGCAGTGATCAGGTAGATTCATTTCCAATATTCGAATTGCGCGAGAGTCAAAATGTTGGACAGCAGAGGTTCAGAAGAGAGGAAGATGATACAAAAGCTGTGAGATTCGATGGAGCTTCTGCAATTGCTTCCTCTAATTCTCCAACTGGTAAGGAATCTGCCAACAAGTGGATGGCATTTGCTAGGGACCCTGATTCTGCAGTTGATAGCAACTCAGCAGTAAATGATAAAAGTACAACTGAAGACAATTACTTGATGAATCATCTGAGTGACAAGTCTTCTTTTTATCAACAAGATTTAACTGAAGCAACCATAGCTGAGAGAACTGCTGAATGGGGTCTTGTGGTGAACCCTGGGAACTTCAAAACCAGTTCTTCTTTCGATGGTGACAGAACCAGAAACTTGTCAGATAGATTTGCAGAATCAACAAGGACATCTGGGGACTCAAATTTTGGATCTGAGTCATCATCAGGAGTTTTAAGGGTGTCACAAGAGTTGAAGGATGCATTGGCGACGCTGCAACAGACATTTGTTGTCTCAGATGCAACTAAACCAGACTGCCCAATTGTGTATGCCAGTAGTGGTTTTTTCACTATGACTGGCTATTCTTCAAAGGAGATTATTGGAAGGAATTG TCGGTTTCTTCAGGGGCCTGATACAGACAAGAATGAAGTGGCGAAAATCCGGGATGCTGTTAGAAATGGAAGAAGTTATTGTGGAAGATTATtgaactacaagaaaaatggaaCTCCATTCTGGAATCTTCTCACTGTCACCCCAATCAAAGACAACGAAGGCAATACTATCAAATTCATCGG AATGCAGGTTGAGGTGAGCAAGTACACTGAAGGAGTGAATGAAAAGGCGTTACGACCAAATGGATTACCAAAGTCATTAATTCGATATGATG CTCGTCAAAAGGAAAAAGCTTTGGGTTCCATCACCGAGGTTGTCCAAACTGTTAAGGACCcaaaatctattattaaaaacaGGAGTGATGATAATGCCTCCATGCAAGAAGTGGAACAGAAAATGaatcttgattttattttgccAAAGTCTGCTGTTGCTGGGAATACAAGCACACTTGGTAGACAAGCTTCTTCACTTAACATCCAACGAGTGAGTTCTAATCAGGAAAAGGTCAGAACATCACGATCAGGACGGATTTCTTTCAAGGG TTTTAAAGGGAAATCTCAGAGTTATAGTGGGAGAGATGGTGAGAAGTACGCTGTTGAACCTGAGGTTTTGATGACCAAAGAAATAGAGTGGTCGAACAATTTGGAGAACTCAATAAGAGAGAGGGACATGAGGCAAGGAATTGATCTAGCAACCACATTGGAGCGGATAGAAAAGAACTTCGTGATTTCTGATCCTAGACTGCCAGATAACCCAAtt ATATTTGCATCTGATAGCTTTCTTGAGCTTACGGAATACACACGAGAAGAAATTCTGGGAAGAAATTGTCg GTTTCTTCAAGGACCAGAAACAGATCAGGCCACTGTTTCCAAGATAAGGGATGCTATCAGAGAACAGAGGGACATCACTGTTCAGTTGATCAACTATACTAAGAGTG GAAAGAAGTTTTGGAATTTGTTTCACTTGCAACCCATGCGTGACCAAAAG GGTGAACTTCAATACTTCATTGGGGTTCAACTAGATGGAAGTGATCATGTAGAACCCTTACAAAACCGCCTGTCTGAGAGAACTGAGCTACAGAGTGCTAGATTG GTGAAAGCCACTGCAGAAAATGTGGATGAAGCTGTCCGAGAACTTCCCGATGCCAACTTG AGGCCAGAAGATTTGTGGGCAATTCATTCCCAACCTGTCTATCCACGACCTCACAGAAAGGATAATCCTTCTTGGATAGCAATACGAAAG GTTACTGCAAGAGGCGAAAAAATTGGTCTGCAACATTTTGTGCCCATAAGGCCACTAGGTTGTGGAGATACTGGCAG TGTTCATTTGGTGGAACTCAAAGGCACTGGTGAACTATATGCAATGAAAGCAATGGAAAAGTCTGTCATGCTAAATCGTAATAAG GTTCACCGATCATGCATTGAGAGAGAGATTATATCATTATTGGATCACCCTTTTCTTCCAACACTATACACCTCATTTCAG ACTTCTACACATGTATGTTTGATTTCTGACTTCTGCCACGGGGGAGAATTGTTTGCATTGCTTGACAAACAACCAATGAAGATTTTCAAAGAAGAATCAGCAAG ATTCTATGCGGCAGAGGTTGTCATTGGTTTGGAATATCTCCACTTTCTAG GTATAATTTATCGTGACTTGAAGCCTGAAAATGTCTTACTTCAGAAGGATGGTCATGTTGTATTAACTGATTTTGATCTATCATCTATGACATCGTGTAAACCCCAG GTTGTGAAGCAAGCATTACCtcgtaaaagaagaaaatcccgAAGTGAACCGCCACCAATACTTGTTGCAGAGCCATTTACACAATCAAACTCATTTGTTGGAACTGAAGAATATATTGCCCCT GAAATTATTACTGGAGCTGGGCATACTAGCGCTATAGATTGGTGGACTCTTG GTATCTTATTGTATGAGATGCTGTATGGTCGCACACCATTTAGAGGAAAGAATAGACAGAGGACATTTTCCAACATCTTACACAAGGATCTTACCTTCCCAAGCAGCATCCCG GCCAGTCTTGCAGCCAGGCAGTTGATTAATGCACTACTGCAGAGAGATCCAACAAGTCGTCTAGGTTCAACCACTGGTGCAAATGAAATCAAACAACACCCTTTTTTCCGTGGAATCAATTGGCCTCTAATCCGCAACATG ACTCCACCTCCATTAGATGTTCCTCTAAAATTGATAGGAAAAGATCCAGTGGCGAAGGATATAAATTGGGAAGATGATGGAGTGCTTGTTAGCTCCACTGATATGGATATTTTTTGA
- the LOC106769032 gene encoding actin-related protein 8 isoform X1 → MATLLRKLCESASLKRSGSNPNPNPNPSSERAPSPLGAFDTLPADILMQIVRLVGPKHAARLSLLSKSWRSLVSDNDLWVHFLHTHHPHSALFAETALSSGYPLPTLSAQSSPRGSLQHVYALRERLPPSVVIDGGSGYCKFGWSKGSSPSGRFATFLEFGNVETPMYTRLRHFFGTIYNRMQVKPSSQPAVVSIPICHYDDTESAKASRQQLKEAIYAALFDMNVPAVCALNQESKYIGIPHVSCCSALFGTLALYASKQTSGIAVNIGFQVTSIVPILNGKVMRKVGVEVVGLGALKLTGFLRKQMQENNISFESLYTVRTLKEKLCYVAADYEAELLKDTKASFEAVEGLFTLSKERFQTGEILFQPRLAGVRAMGLHQAIALCMDHCYSAELAVNNDWYKTVVLSGGTACLPGLAERLEKELHSALPPYISNGIRVIPPPFGVDTAWFGGTIIGSLSTFPGPWCTTKKQFRQKSKLNRIW, encoded by the exons ATGGCTACACTGTTGAGAAAACTATGCGAATCCGCGTCGCTCAAGCGATCGGGTTCCAATCCGAACCCGAATCCGAACCCATCATCGGAACGCGCGCCATCTCCTCTGGGCGCCTTCGACACTCTCCCCGCCGACATACTCATGCAAATCGTGCGACTCGTGGGCCCCAAACACGCCGCCAGACTCAGCCTCCTCAGCAAGTCGTGGCGATCTCTTGTCTCCGACAACGACCTCTGGGTGCACTTTCTCCACACCCACCACCCTCACTCGGCGCTCTTCGCAGAAACCGCTCTCAGCTCCGGCTACCCTCTTCC GACCTTATCTGCTCAGAGCTCGCCACGTGGCTCGCTCCAGCATGTTTATGCCCTCCGTGAACGCCTCCCTCCGTCCGTTGTTATCGACG ggGGTTCTGGCTATTGCAAATTCGGTTGGAGCAAAGGCTCTTCTCCTTCTGGGCGATTCGCGACCTTTCTG gAATTTGGTAACGTTGAAACACCCATGTATACTAGACTTCGACATTTTTTCGGAACTATCTATAacag GATGCAGGTGAAACCAAGTTCTCAACCAGCTGTTGTTTCTATACCAATTTGTCACTATGATG ATACTGAATCAGCCAAGGCATCAAGACAGCAGCTTAAAGAAGCAATCTATGCTGCCCTGTTTGACATGAATGTTCCTGCTGTTTGTGCTCTCAATCAG gaATCAAAATATATTGGCATTCCTCATGTCTCTTGTTGTTCTGCTCTGTTT GGGACTTTAGCTCTGTATGCTTCAAAACAAACTTCTGGGATTGCTGTTAATATAGGCTTTCAAGTGACATCCATTGTTCCAA TTTTAAATGGTAAAGTGATGCGAAAAGTGGGTGTGGAAGTTGTGGGGCTGGGGGCACTAAAGCTTACTGGATTTCTTAGAAAACAAATGCAAGAGAACAACATAAGTTTTGAATCTTTATACACTGTCCGCACTCTGAAAGAG AAGTTATGTTATGTTGCTGCTGACTATGAAGCTGAGCTATTGAAAGATACAAAAGCATCATTTGAAGCTGTAGAAGGGTTGTTTACACTCTCAAAAGAGCGGTTTCAAACAGGGGAGATATTATTCCAGCCACGACTTGCTGGGGT GCGAGCAATGGGTTTGCATCAGGCCATCGCACTTTGTATGGATCACTGCTATTCTGCAGAATTAGCAGTTAACAACGATTGGTACAAGACTGTTGTCTTATCAGGGGGAACTGCCTGTTTACCTGGTTTAGCag AAAGGTTAGAAAAGGAGCTTCATTCGGCACTTCCTCCATATATATCCAATGGAATTAGAGTCATACCTCCTCCATTCGGCGTGGATACTGCATGGTTTGGTGGAACGATTATTGGCAGT TTGAGCACCTTTCCTGGTCCATGGTGTACCACAAAAAAGCAATTCCGTCAGAAGTCTAAACTTAACCGCATTTGGTGA
- the LOC106769032 gene encoding actin-related protein 8 isoform X2: protein MATLLRKLCESASLKRSGSNPNPNPNPSSERAPSPLGAFDTLPADILMQIVRLVGPKHAARLSLLSKSWRSLVSDNDLWVHFLHTHHPHSALFAETALSSGYPLPTLSAQSSPRGSLQHVYALRERLPPSVVIDGGSGYCKFGWSKGSSPSGRFATFLEFGNVETPMYTRLRHFFGTIYNRMQVKPSSQPAVVSIPICHYDDTESAKASRQQLKEAIYAALFDMNVPAVCALNQGTLALYASKQTSGIAVNIGFQVTSIVPILNGKVMRKVGVEVVGLGALKLTGFLRKQMQENNISFESLYTVRTLKEKLCYVAADYEAELLKDTKASFEAVEGLFTLSKERFQTGEILFQPRLAGVRAMGLHQAIALCMDHCYSAELAVNNDWYKTVVLSGGTACLPGLAERLEKELHSALPPYISNGIRVIPPPFGVDTAWFGGTIIGSLSTFPGPWCTTKKQFRQKSKLNRIW from the exons ATGGCTACACTGTTGAGAAAACTATGCGAATCCGCGTCGCTCAAGCGATCGGGTTCCAATCCGAACCCGAATCCGAACCCATCATCGGAACGCGCGCCATCTCCTCTGGGCGCCTTCGACACTCTCCCCGCCGACATACTCATGCAAATCGTGCGACTCGTGGGCCCCAAACACGCCGCCAGACTCAGCCTCCTCAGCAAGTCGTGGCGATCTCTTGTCTCCGACAACGACCTCTGGGTGCACTTTCTCCACACCCACCACCCTCACTCGGCGCTCTTCGCAGAAACCGCTCTCAGCTCCGGCTACCCTCTTCC GACCTTATCTGCTCAGAGCTCGCCACGTGGCTCGCTCCAGCATGTTTATGCCCTCCGTGAACGCCTCCCTCCGTCCGTTGTTATCGACG ggGGTTCTGGCTATTGCAAATTCGGTTGGAGCAAAGGCTCTTCTCCTTCTGGGCGATTCGCGACCTTTCTG gAATTTGGTAACGTTGAAACACCCATGTATACTAGACTTCGACATTTTTTCGGAACTATCTATAacag GATGCAGGTGAAACCAAGTTCTCAACCAGCTGTTGTTTCTATACCAATTTGTCACTATGATG ATACTGAATCAGCCAAGGCATCAAGACAGCAGCTTAAAGAAGCAATCTATGCTGCCCTGTTTGACATGAATGTTCCTGCTGTTTGTGCTCTCAATCAG GGGACTTTAGCTCTGTATGCTTCAAAACAAACTTCTGGGATTGCTGTTAATATAGGCTTTCAAGTGACATCCATTGTTCCAA TTTTAAATGGTAAAGTGATGCGAAAAGTGGGTGTGGAAGTTGTGGGGCTGGGGGCACTAAAGCTTACTGGATTTCTTAGAAAACAAATGCAAGAGAACAACATAAGTTTTGAATCTTTATACACTGTCCGCACTCTGAAAGAG AAGTTATGTTATGTTGCTGCTGACTATGAAGCTGAGCTATTGAAAGATACAAAAGCATCATTTGAAGCTGTAGAAGGGTTGTTTACACTCTCAAAAGAGCGGTTTCAAACAGGGGAGATATTATTCCAGCCACGACTTGCTGGGGT GCGAGCAATGGGTTTGCATCAGGCCATCGCACTTTGTATGGATCACTGCTATTCTGCAGAATTAGCAGTTAACAACGATTGGTACAAGACTGTTGTCTTATCAGGGGGAACTGCCTGTTTACCTGGTTTAGCag AAAGGTTAGAAAAGGAGCTTCATTCGGCACTTCCTCCATATATATCCAATGGAATTAGAGTCATACCTCCTCCATTCGGCGTGGATACTGCATGGTTTGGTGGAACGATTATTGGCAGT TTGAGCACCTTTCCTGGTCCATGGTGTACCACAAAAAAGCAATTCCGTCAGAAGTCTAAACTTAACCGCATTTGGTGA
- the LOC106769032 gene encoding actin-related protein 8 isoform X3, whose product MATLLRKLCESASLKRSGSNPNPNPNPSSERAPSPLGAFDTLPADILMQIVRLVGPKHAARLSLLSKSWRSLVSDNDLWVHFLHTHHPHSALFAETALSSGYPLPTLSAQSSPRGSLQHVYALRERLPPSVVIDGGSGYCKFGWSKGSSPSGRFATFLEFGNVETPMYTRLRHFFGTIYNRMQVKPSSQPAVVSIPICHYDDTESAKASRQQLKEAIYAALFDMNVPAVCALNQESKYIGIPHVSCCSALFGTLALYASKQTSGIAVNIGFQVTSIVPILNGKVMRKVGVEVVGLGALKLTGFLRKQMQENNISFESLYTVRTLKEKLCYVAADYEAELLKDTKASFEAVEGLFTLSKERFQTGEILFQPRLAGVRAMGLHQAIALCMDHCYSAELAVNNDWYKTVVLSGGTACLPGLAG is encoded by the exons ATGGCTACACTGTTGAGAAAACTATGCGAATCCGCGTCGCTCAAGCGATCGGGTTCCAATCCGAACCCGAATCCGAACCCATCATCGGAACGCGCGCCATCTCCTCTGGGCGCCTTCGACACTCTCCCCGCCGACATACTCATGCAAATCGTGCGACTCGTGGGCCCCAAACACGCCGCCAGACTCAGCCTCCTCAGCAAGTCGTGGCGATCTCTTGTCTCCGACAACGACCTCTGGGTGCACTTTCTCCACACCCACCACCCTCACTCGGCGCTCTTCGCAGAAACCGCTCTCAGCTCCGGCTACCCTCTTCC GACCTTATCTGCTCAGAGCTCGCCACGTGGCTCGCTCCAGCATGTTTATGCCCTCCGTGAACGCCTCCCTCCGTCCGTTGTTATCGACG ggGGTTCTGGCTATTGCAAATTCGGTTGGAGCAAAGGCTCTTCTCCTTCTGGGCGATTCGCGACCTTTCTG gAATTTGGTAACGTTGAAACACCCATGTATACTAGACTTCGACATTTTTTCGGAACTATCTATAacag GATGCAGGTGAAACCAAGTTCTCAACCAGCTGTTGTTTCTATACCAATTTGTCACTATGATG ATACTGAATCAGCCAAGGCATCAAGACAGCAGCTTAAAGAAGCAATCTATGCTGCCCTGTTTGACATGAATGTTCCTGCTGTTTGTGCTCTCAATCAG gaATCAAAATATATTGGCATTCCTCATGTCTCTTGTTGTTCTGCTCTGTTT GGGACTTTAGCTCTGTATGCTTCAAAACAAACTTCTGGGATTGCTGTTAATATAGGCTTTCAAGTGACATCCATTGTTCCAA TTTTAAATGGTAAAGTGATGCGAAAAGTGGGTGTGGAAGTTGTGGGGCTGGGGGCACTAAAGCTTACTGGATTTCTTAGAAAACAAATGCAAGAGAACAACATAAGTTTTGAATCTTTATACACTGTCCGCACTCTGAAAGAG AAGTTATGTTATGTTGCTGCTGACTATGAAGCTGAGCTATTGAAAGATACAAAAGCATCATTTGAAGCTGTAGAAGGGTTGTTTACACTCTCAAAAGAGCGGTTTCAAACAGGGGAGATATTATTCCAGCCACGACTTGCTGGGGT GCGAGCAATGGGTTTGCATCAGGCCATCGCACTTTGTATGGATCACTGCTATTCTGCAGAATTAGCAGTTAACAACGATTGGTACAAGACTGTTGTCTTATCAGGGGGAACTGCCTGTTTACCTGGTTTAGCag GTTAG